A single genomic interval of bacterium harbors:
- a CDS encoding ATP-binding protein, translating into MPADESKFPVTTWLKDLLTDGVQQLMLNSLLIRKASPPGQPRGFKPDGSNLPWVIENLKKTSPERFKEWIGHVRTALPDLEDIRTVERPDDKHRYLKICYSGNLEVPSWMVSDGTLRLLALTLPAYLPDFSGIYLIEEPENGIHPRAIETMFQSLSSVYEAQILLATHSPVILSMAEPDQILCFSKTESGAVDIVRGKEHPNLRDWKGETNLGIIFAAGVPG; encoded by the coding sequence CTGCCCGCGGATGAATCGAAGTTTCCGGTAACCACATGGTTAAAGGATCTTCTGACCGATGGGGTTCAGCAATTGATGCTGAACAGTCTCCTGATACGCAAAGCAAGCCCTCCCGGACAACCGAGGGGATTCAAGCCGGATGGTTCTAACCTCCCCTGGGTGATTGAAAACCTTAAAAAAACATCTCCCGAACGGTTCAAAGAATGGATTGGTCATGTGCGGACCGCACTTCCTGACCTTGAAGATATACGCACGGTCGAACGGCCGGACGATAAACACCGGTATTTGAAAATTTGCTATTCGGGCAACCTGGAAGTACCGTCGTGGATGGTTTCGGATGGAACCCTGCGGCTCCTGGCCCTCACCCTTCCAGCATATCTTCCTGATTTCTCCGGTATATATCTCATTGAAGAACCGGAGAACGGCATCCATCCACGTGCAATAGAAACTATGTTCCAATCCTTATCCTCGGTCTATGAGGCACAGATTCTTTTGGCCACGCATTCTCCAGTGATTCTCAGCATGGCCGAACCTGATCAGATCTTATGTTTCTCAAAAACAGAAAGCGGGGCTGTAGATATTGTACGGGGAAAAGAACATCCGAATCTCCGTGACTGGAAGGGGGAAACCAATCTGGGAATAATTTTCGCCGCAGGAGTCCCCGGATGA
- a CDS encoding AAA family ATPase, translating to MICRIETLNYRCLRYIDQRLANFEVLVGPNASGKTTFLDGVAFLKDLVTSGLDVAIRNRTENFEDLIWNHSGDKFELAIELKIPDELQKQIARSFSIIRYEVSVGFDSMDKEPSILAEKVLLKEEEDENRQGMQMRLFFPVEPTPLDTLITTRAKKNIRTVVNKVRGEMIISTQKFIRRGAGGGHLPFGLVPGNRPSETCPRMNRSFR from the coding sequence ATGATTTGCCGGATAGAGACATTGAATTATCGATGTTTACGATATATTGATCAGCGATTAGCAAATTTCGAGGTACTGGTGGGTCCGAATGCCAGCGGGAAAACGACATTCCTTGATGGAGTGGCCTTTTTGAAGGATCTTGTCACCAGTGGCCTGGATGTTGCCATCCGGAATCGAACGGAAAATTTCGAGGACCTGATATGGAACCATTCCGGTGATAAGTTCGAGTTGGCCATAGAGCTGAAAATCCCTGATGAACTGCAAAAACAGATTGCCAGGTCGTTTTCAATCATACGATATGAGGTTTCCGTTGGCTTCGACAGCATGGATAAGGAACCGTCAATTCTAGCTGAAAAAGTCCTTCTCAAGGAAGAAGAGGACGAAAACCGCCAGGGTATGCAGATGAGGCTTTTCTTTCCTGTAGAGCCCACCCCTCTGGACACGTTAATCACAACGAGGGCGAAGAAGAACATCAGGACAGTGGTCAACAAGGTCAGGGGGGAAATGATAATTTCTACTCAGAAGTTTATAAGAAGGGGGGCAGGGGGTGGGCACCTGCCTTTCGGCTTGGTCCCCGGAAATCGGCCCTCGGAAACCTGCCCGCGGATGAATCGAAGTTTCCGGTAA
- a CDS encoding dockerin type I domain-containing protein: MKKLSALPMRLMRMASIIAILLHVPCAWSLSLALPSDITVSTTGILTPVTYPLPADSNDVRFIYDPPSGSEFPVGESIVRVTGIDSFGRSSEYHFTVTVCNGDLNGDEVISPADALIAFKCYLVSGPCPKCADVNQDGHITPADALCLFQSYVGQASCLEIEEEQLSVTYGFTAEATYVNIRIDQAKLVYTYFEDTDQKCRYWVAQSPCWTQQDLTTMETPLSKDEVNGLIGLIYQTRFVDLEDTYGGAAPGQRYYPYTLSVRITQGEQPVQREKTVVYQSFPTSSPRPEAFQVIESRLLELVRQKFPMPGKL; encoded by the coding sequence ATGAAAAAGCTTTCGGCTTTACCCATGCGCCTCATGCGCATGGCTTCCATCATAGCCATACTCTTACATGTTCCATGTGCCTGGTCACTATCGCTCGCCCTTCCATCTGATATCACGGTTTCTACAACCGGCATTTTAACGCCGGTAACGTATCCCCTGCCAGCGGATTCCAATGATGTCAGGTTTATCTATGATCCGCCTTCCGGATCCGAATTTCCGGTCGGGGAGTCAATAGTCAGAGTCACAGGCATTGATAGCTTTGGCCGCTCCAGCGAATACCATTTCACGGTAACTGTCTGCAACGGTGATCTCAACGGGGATGAAGTCATCAGCCCGGCGGATGCTCTCATCGCTTTCAAGTGTTACCTTGTGTCCGGCCCCTGTCCGAAATGTGCTGATGTAAACCAGGATGGCCATATTACCCCGGCGGATGCCCTGTGTTTATTTCAAAGCTACGTGGGTCAGGCATCCTGTCTGGAAATTGAGGAAGAGCAGTTATCCGTGACCTACGGCTTTACAGCCGAGGCAACATATGTAAACATCAGGATAGACCAGGCAAAACTGGTTTACACCTATTTTGAAGACACCGATCAGAAGTGCAGGTATTGGGTTGCTCAATCTCCCTGCTGGACACAACAGGACCTTACGACCATGGAGACACCTTTATCAAAGGATGAAGTCAACGGGTTAATCGGCCTGATATATCAGACACGTTTTGTGGATCTTGAAGATACTTACGGGGGAGCGGCCCCTGGGCAGAGATATTACCCCTATACGCTATCTGTCAGGATCACGCAGGGCGAGCAGCCTGTGCAAAGAGAGAAGACAGTGGTTTACCAAAGCTTCCCAACGTCCTCTCCGAGGCCGGAGGCATTTCAGGTCATCGAATCCCGGCTGTTAGAATTAGTAAGACAGAAGTTTCCCATGCCGGGAAAGTTGTAA
- a CDS encoding cytochrome c3 family protein, giving the protein MERGIKGMEAKRMNRRFMLLTVALIFSLSMITAGSAQSPSSGTRIPPEVIMKVPEGVKNRKAPVPFPHAKHKDFDCTLCHHNAYETLVMNKCSANGCHSNAQKREGTDSFYGAFHNVFEQHDRSCLDCHKTRGKGPTSCKDCHQQR; this is encoded by the coding sequence ATGGAGAGAGGCATAAAAGGTATGGAGGCAAAAAGAATGAATCGCAGGTTCATGCTCCTGACAGTTGCTCTGATTTTCAGTCTTTCAATGATCACAGCAGGTTCAGCGCAAAGTCCGAGCTCGGGGACCCGGATACCCCCGGAGGTTATCATGAAAGTACCGGAGGGAGTGAAAAACAGAAAAGCACCTGTTCCCTTCCCCCATGCCAAACATAAAGACTTCGATTGCACACTGTGCCACCATAATGCTTATGAAACCCTGGTCATGAATAAATGCTCCGCGAATGGCTGCCATTCCAATGCCCAAAAGCGAGAAGGGACCGATTCATTCTATGGTGCCTTCCATAACGTGTTTGAACAGCACGACCGCAGTTGTCTGGATTGCCACAAAACCCGGGGAAAAGGTCCAACCTCCTGCAAGGATTGCCATCAGCAAAGATAA
- a CDS encoding nitrite reductase, with amino-acid sequence MEKNYRQYYSLVFAVLVSTVLISGCSMWSGSINLMMPADSRPGRAEFAVNKVTPLEFDTIASQLSKDFSYRFNHIEQFRKANLLGYEGPGTCLRCHEKITVQDAVSGKEKKVDLMDNITSSAHYRFFTKNHPNVYGFNGHLADDFPMGKINRPCPKPGSFAMTAWAELVITKKGKTLSEGCGQCHIGSQYQAPLGEMMPFYSTLAREKETIDCLICHAAAYDMNKKQVIAGDAGRLRWDQDRSLKAALSVIRPTAQNCLRCHQHNMGGDIYIDPEDPSYMQSTQNLGHERPRIRHPGSKRGTPYSPSWDVHAAAGLSCIDCHLAEGHLMARGTHTTTIMANDLPNVEVSCEKCHTAEPHKSNRELADYLNGHTATIACQTCHIPSLHPDNATLRDFSNPVFEEDPGIYLYHDLKKDTEPGKGIVYVWWNGDASFLGNPIGDNPNGANLYRFYKPAHIWPEFTGFDYQAWYETVMRPIARQGRASKIYPMKLFNGKQHIDLQNIGPFGGMYVPYNLPAYYAYGKPDLAASKEMEKSMMNRLYGWMFDLYLMNKFMTFMDDGSGKYLPGWNTRSYQDVLTMARGKVEARWIPQDACLEISHAIRRNGALSCADCHRPDGVLDWKDLGYTREEIRTLTQNPLE; translated from the coding sequence ATGGAAAAAAATTATCGGCAGTATTATTCTTTAGTATTTGCTGTTTTGGTGTCCACAGTCCTGATCAGTGGCTGTTCGATGTGGTCAGGATCAATTAACCTGATGATGCCGGCTGACAGCCGGCCTGGCAGGGCTGAATTTGCGGTGAATAAGGTCACGCCGCTGGAATTTGACACCATCGCCTCGCAGTTGAGCAAAGATTTTTCTTACCGATTCAATCATATCGAACAGTTCCGGAAAGCGAATCTTCTTGGCTATGAGGGACCCGGGACCTGCCTCCGCTGTCACGAGAAGATCACTGTTCAGGATGCAGTCAGCGGGAAAGAGAAAAAAGTTGACCTGATGGACAATATCACCAGCTCGGCGCACTATCGCTTTTTCACGAAAAATCATCCGAATGTCTATGGTTTCAACGGCCATTTGGCTGATGATTTCCCGATGGGGAAAATCAACCGCCCCTGTCCCAAGCCCGGCTCCTTTGCCATGACTGCCTGGGCTGAGCTGGTAATAACCAAAAAAGGCAAGACCCTGTCCGAAGGCTGCGGGCAGTGCCACATCGGCAGCCAGTATCAGGCTCCGCTGGGAGAGATGATGCCATTCTATTCCACCCTGGCCAGGGAGAAGGAAACCATCGACTGCCTCATCTGTCACGCGGCGGCTTACGACATGAATAAAAAGCAGGTTATTGCCGGTGATGCCGGGCGGCTCAGATGGGACCAGGACCGCTCCCTCAAGGCTGCCCTGTCGGTCATCAGACCGACGGCCCAGAACTGCCTGCGTTGCCATCAGCATAACATGGGCGGCGATATCTACATCGATCCGGAAGATCCGTCATACATGCAGAGTACCCAAAACCTTGGGCATGAGCGGCCGCGGATCAGGCACCCCGGCTCCAAGCGAGGGACGCCCTATTCACCATCCTGGGATGTGCATGCTGCTGCCGGGCTCTCATGCATCGACTGCCACCTGGCCGAAGGCCATCTCATGGCCAGGGGGACCCACACCACGACCATCATGGCCAACGACCTGCCTAACGTGGAGGTTTCCTGCGAAAAGTGTCATACTGCCGAGCCCCATAAATCCAACCGGGAACTGGCGGACTATCTGAACGGGCATACGGCAACAATAGCCTGCCAAACCTGTCATATCCCTTCTCTTCACCCGGATAACGCCACCTTGCGGGATTTCAGCAATCCTGTTTTTGAGGAAGATCCGGGGATTTACCTGTACCACGATCTGAAAAAAGATACCGAGCCGGGAAAGGGAATCGTATATGTCTGGTGGAACGGTGATGCCAGCTTCCTTGGCAATCCTATCGGCGATAATCCCAATGGCGCCAACCTCTACAGATTTTATAAACCCGCCCACATATGGCCCGAATTTACCGGCTTTGACTATCAGGCATGGTATGAAACGGTAATGCGTCCTATTGCCAGACAGGGAAGAGCGTCCAAAATTTACCCCATGAAGCTCTTTAACGGCAAACAGCATATCGATCTTCAGAATATCGGACCTTTCGGCGGGATGTACGTTCCCTATAACCTGCCCGCCTATTATGCGTACGGAAAACCCGATCTGGCAGCCTCGAAGGAAATGGAAAAAAGCATGATGAATCGCCTGTACGGATGGATGTTCGACCTCTACCTGATGAATAAGTTCATGACCTTTATGGATGATGGATCCGGAAAGTATCTCCCGGGGTGGAATACCCGTTCATATCAGGATGTTCTGACCATGGCCAGGGGGAAAGTGGAAGCGCGGTGGATACCGCAGGATGCCTGCCTCGAGATCAGTCACGCAATCAGACGCAACGGCGCTCTCTCCTGTGCGGACTGCCATAGGCCGGATGGAGTCCTTGATTGGAAAGACCTTGGCTATACCCGGGAAGAGATCAGGACTCTTACCCAAAATCCCCTTGAATAG